A single Paraburkholderia sp. FT54 DNA region contains:
- a CDS encoding sulfate ABC transporter substrate-binding protein gives MAGKTGTSRWLAAGMTAFTLALAGVSTAHADASLLNVSYDVTRELYKDINAGFIAAYKQKSGETVSIRQSHGASSAQALSVLQGLQADVVTMNQPNDIDLLAEKGQLVPANWRTRLPDDSAPYTTTMVFLVRKGNPKHIKDWDDLAKPGVQVVIANPKTSGNGRYAYLAAWGYRKQHGGTDAQALDFEKAIFRNVPVLDTGGRGATTTFTQRGIGDVLVTFENEVALMDTGVGGGNFEAVYPSVSLLAAPPVSIVDKVVDKRGTRKEAQAYLDYLWSPAAQEIIAQHHLRPRDKTVLAKHAAEFKPIKTFTVEEMFGSWQKAQQTHFSDGGTFDQIIVDKK, from the coding sequence ATGGCAGGCAAGACGGGGACTTCGCGCTGGCTGGCAGCCGGCATGACGGCATTCACGCTCGCGTTGGCGGGCGTGTCGACGGCGCACGCGGATGCGTCGCTGCTGAACGTGTCGTACGACGTGACGCGCGAGCTGTACAAGGACATCAACGCCGGCTTCATCGCGGCGTACAAGCAGAAGAGCGGCGAGACCGTGTCGATCCGCCAGTCGCATGGCGCGTCGAGCGCGCAGGCGCTCTCGGTACTGCAAGGCCTGCAGGCCGACGTGGTGACGATGAACCAGCCGAACGACATCGACCTGCTCGCCGAGAAAGGTCAACTGGTGCCGGCCAACTGGCGCACGCGTCTGCCGGACGACAGCGCGCCGTACACCACGACAATGGTGTTTCTCGTACGCAAGGGCAATCCGAAGCACATCAAGGACTGGGACGATCTCGCCAAGCCCGGCGTGCAGGTGGTCATCGCCAATCCGAAGACATCGGGCAACGGGCGCTACGCCTATCTGGCCGCATGGGGTTATCGCAAGCAGCATGGCGGCACCGACGCGCAGGCGCTCGACTTCGAAAAAGCGATCTTCAGGAACGTGCCGGTGCTCGATACGGGCGGCCGCGGTGCGACGACCACGTTCACGCAACGCGGTATCGGCGACGTGCTGGTGACGTTCGAAAACGAAGTCGCGCTGATGGACACGGGCGTGGGCGGGGGCAATTTCGAGGCCGTGTATCCGTCGGTGAGTTTGCTGGCTGCGCCGCCGGTGTCGATCGTCGACAAGGTGGTCGACAAGCGCGGCACGCGCAAGGAAGCGCAGGCGTATCTCGACTATCTGTGGTCGCCGGCCGCGCAGGAAATCATCGCGCAGCACCATCTGCGTCCGCGTGACAAGACCGTGCTCGCGAAGCATGCGGCGGAGTTCAAGCCGATCAAGACGTTCACTGTCGAGGAGATGTTCGGCAGCTGGCAGAAAGCGCAACAAACCCATTTCTCCGACGGCGGGACGTTTGATCAGATCATCGTGGATAAGAAGTAA
- a CDS encoding alpha/beta hydrolase: MLSCTKSTWPPRLVTVPGLHGSEGAHWQTWLERQFARSLRVEQADWDAPDLALWSKSLRDLLARERGPFVLAAHSFGCLAAAHALQQASYANDVIGVLFVAPASPQKFAFAGPFDARRLGVPSILIGSETDPWMPLAGSRDLAQRFGSAFVNLGDAGHINTAAGFGPWPRAKYFVDTLVHCAAPLRFRDESFEAVQNAFV; this comes from the coding sequence ATGCTTTCATGCACCAAATCGACATGGCCGCCGCGGCTCGTCACCGTTCCCGGTCTGCACGGCAGCGAAGGCGCGCATTGGCAGACCTGGCTGGAGCGGCAGTTCGCGCGCTCGCTGCGTGTCGAGCAAGCCGATTGGGACGCGCCGGACCTCGCACTGTGGTCGAAATCGCTGCGCGATCTGCTCGCGCGCGAGCGCGGGCCGTTCGTGCTGGCCGCGCATAGCTTCGGTTGCCTTGCGGCCGCGCATGCATTGCAGCAGGCGTCGTATGCGAACGACGTGATCGGTGTGCTCTTCGTGGCGCCCGCGAGTCCGCAGAAATTCGCCTTCGCCGGACCGTTCGACGCGCGCCGTCTCGGCGTGCCGTCGATTCTGATCGGCAGCGAAACCGATCCGTGGATGCCGCTCGCCGGTTCGCGCGATCTCGCACAGCGCTTCGGCAGCGCGTTCGTCAATCTCGGGGACGCGGGGCATATCAACACCGCGGCCGGTTTCGGTCCGTGGCCGCGCGCGAAATATTTCGTCGACACGCTGGTGCACTGCGCGGCGCCGCTGCGTTTTCGCGACGAGTCGTTCGAGGCCGTACAGAACGCGTTCGTGTGA